In Gemmobacter fulvus, a single window of DNA contains:
- a CDS encoding GntR family transcriptional regulator — MVVNMASPKIRTDILLDDDKRIRPQASLTEDIRQKLRWNLASGIYLPGTRLSTRGLAKEFGTSVMPVRDALKQLVAERILVVERQSAFRVPVISRARGVQLFEIRTTLEMLATRNAVPSLTDAHADLLGKFCNDMAAALERGDVQGYFAANYSFHFLIYSATRNPDLVAMIEGLWMQIGPFYAAILDTSTRADYWQIYHEQAIAAIRAGDAEEAARAIARDINSARDFFCTC; from the coding sequence ATGGTAGTCAATATGGCGTCCCCAAAGATCAGGACGGACATCCTGCTTGACGACGACAAACGGATCAGGCCGCAAGCGTCGCTGACCGAGGACATCCGTCAGAAACTGCGCTGGAATCTTGCCTCGGGTATCTACCTTCCCGGTACACGCCTTTCAACGCGCGGATTGGCCAAGGAGTTCGGGACGAGTGTCATGCCGGTGCGCGATGCGCTCAAGCAACTGGTGGCAGAGCGCATTCTGGTGGTCGAACGGCAAAGCGCCTTCCGGGTTCCGGTGATCTCGCGCGCGCGAGGCGTTCAACTGTTTGAAATCCGCACAACATTAGAAATGCTTGCCACGCGCAATGCGGTTCCATCCCTGACCGATGCTCATGCTGATCTGCTCGGAAAGTTCTGCAATGACATGGCCGCCGCATTGGAGCGCGGCGATGTGCAGGGCTATTTTGCCGCCAACTATTCCTTCCATTTCCTGATCTACTCAGCAACCCGCAACCCCGATCTGGTGGCGATGATCGAAGGGCTCTGGATGCAGATCGGCCCGTTCTATGCGGCGATCCTGGATACCAGCACGCGCGCCGACTACTGGCAGATTTACCATGAGCAAGCGATTGCCGCCATCCGCGCAGGCGATGCCGAAGAGGCAGCAAGAGCCATCGCGCGCGATATCAACTCTGCACGCGACTTTTTCTGCACCTGCTGA
- a CDS encoding aromatic ring-hydroxylating oxygenase subunit alpha has protein sequence MNIQTTTVVDRLRNDLTRLKTLPSSEAVTMPPEYYTSEAFLALEKDHVFRKDWVCLGHEGEVANPGDYFTTEMVDEQLLVTRSKDGEVRVLSNVCRHRGNIIAEGRGNAARFSCKYHAWTYDGSDGRLIGAPLMDKVPGFDKSKCNLPSFKTEIWNGFIFVNLDGTAEPLAPQLADMEPLIRNYHIDERNFLYATDDIWQTNWKSLCENFMEGYHLSATHTKTLHPITPTNLCEKIPGNDAFTGYKAHYNPSTPERGPYHPDLTREEQRFSGLYCVYPNLVFSVAPHFTLFLCLRPAGADAVAIRWGVAGVLTDPDDPGVHDYVRLCNEFNAEDRAKLETLQKGLKTKYYTGGRLAADHFEGTIWDIYQYMARKLASDIAL, from the coding sequence ATGAACATCCAAACTACAACCGTGGTTGATCGCCTGCGCAATGACCTGACGAGACTCAAGACCCTGCCCTCGTCCGAAGCCGTCACCATGCCGCCAGAATACTACACGTCCGAGGCGTTCCTCGCGCTTGAGAAGGACCATGTGTTCCGCAAGGACTGGGTCTGCCTTGGCCATGAAGGCGAGGTCGCCAATCCTGGCGATTACTTCACGACCGAAATGGTCGACGAACAGCTTCTGGTCACCCGCAGCAAGGATGGTGAGGTCAGGGTTCTGTCAAACGTCTGCCGCCATCGTGGCAATATCATTGCCGAAGGCCGGGGCAATGCCGCGCGTTTTTCGTGCAAGTATCACGCCTGGACCTACGACGGCAGCGACGGTCGCCTGATCGGCGCGCCGCTCATGGACAAGGTGCCGGGTTTTGACAAAAGCAAATGCAACCTGCCATCCTTCAAGACCGAGATCTGGAATGGCTTCATTTTCGTCAATCTTGACGGAACGGCCGAACCGCTCGCGCCGCAGCTTGCCGATATGGAACCGCTGATCCGCAATTATCACATTGACGAGCGGAACTTCCTCTATGCCACGGATGACATCTGGCAGACCAACTGGAAGTCGCTGTGCGAGAACTTCATGGAGGGCTATCACCTCAGCGCCACCCATACCAAGACGCTGCACCCGATCACGCCGACCAATCTGTGCGAAAAGATCCCGGGGAACGACGCCTTCACCGGCTACAAGGCGCATTACAACCCCAGCACCCCAGAACGCGGCCCCTATCACCCCGATCTGACGCGCGAGGAACAGCGGTTCAGCGGTCTCTATTGCGTGTATCCAAATCTGGTGTTTTCCGTCGCACCCCACTTTACGCTGTTCCTGTGCCTGAGACCGGCAGGCGCAGATGCCGTTGCAATCCGCTGGGGCGTGGCAGGCGTGCTGACCGATCCGGATGATCCCGGCGTGCACGACTATGTGCGGCTTTGCAACGAGTTCAACGCGGAAGACCGGGCAAAGCTGGAAACCCTGCAGAAAGGGCTGAAGACCAAATACTATACCGGGGGCCGTCTGGCCGCCGATCATTTTGAAGGCACGATCTGGGATATCTACCAGTATATGGCCCGCAAACTGGCAAGCGACATCGCCCTCTGA
- a CDS encoding LysR substrate-binding domain-containing protein codes for MRALQAFEAFGRLGSATAAAAELGVTVGAISQQLRKAEAEVGLRLVARKGKSISLTTRGRQYHDDITAAFDALRAAQSKIERTRSDTTLTISCLPSLASKWIGAQLFDWQSAHPTATVRLIGDDTEPRFGADEVDFRLSYGAMITRFDHRTELFADWVVPACSPSLLARLTLQTPADILDAPLLGIEWAREQGAAPGWHDWAAHIGAAHRKAAGEVAFSMSSAAIDAAINGRGFVLAQLSMANEDIAMGRLVVPFDIRLKLSQSYALAWDPAALEKPFGAELRSWIQSISRRQKAISTPRD; via the coding sequence ATGCGCGCGCTTCAGGCGTTCGAGGCCTTTGGCCGGCTCGGCAGCGCCACAGCCGCCGCGGCAGAACTGGGTGTGACGGTTGGTGCCATCAGCCAGCAGTTGCGCAAGGCCGAGGCAGAGGTCGGGCTGCGGCTGGTAGCGCGCAAAGGCAAGTCGATCAGCCTGACCACGCGCGGGCGGCAGTATCATGATGACATCACCGCCGCGTTTGATGCGCTGCGCGCGGCGCAAAGCAAGATCGAGCGCACGCGGTCGGACACAACACTCACGATTTCCTGCCTGCCCTCTCTGGCATCGAAATGGATCGGGGCGCAGTTGTTCGACTGGCAATCAGCGCATCCCACGGCAACGGTACGCCTGATCGGAGACGACACCGAACCGCGCTTTGGTGCGGACGAGGTCGATTTCCGGCTGTCCTACGGGGCGATGATCACGCGCTTTGACCATCGCACCGAACTGTTTGCAGATTGGGTTGTCCCTGCCTGCTCTCCGTCGCTGCTGGCCCGCCTGACGCTGCAAACGCCTGCCGACATCCTCGATGCGCCGCTTTTGGGCATCGAATGGGCGCGGGAACAGGGGGCCGCCCCCGGCTGGCATGACTGGGCTGCCCATATCGGCGCGGCGCATCGCAAAGCCGCGGGGGAGGTTGCGTTTTCGATGTCCAGTGCCGCGATTGATGCGGCCATCAATGGCCGGGGCTTTGTTCTGGCGCAACTGTCGATGGCTAACGAGGATATTGCCATGGGGCGGCTTGTCGTGCCCTTCGACATCCGGCTCAAGCTGTCGCAATCCTATGCGCTGGCCTGGGATCCGGCTGCGCTGGAAAAGCCGTTCGGGGCCGAGCTGCGCAGCTGGATTCAATCAATTTCGCGCCGGCAAAAAGCGATTTCAACGCCGCGCGACTGA
- a CDS encoding aromatic ring-hydroxylating dioxygenase subunit alpha has protein sequence MYLHNSWYVAAWDHEVGSDLFPVKMLGEEIVLFRKTNGEVAALEDACPHRKLPLSMGRIKGDTVECGYHGLTFDGTGTCTRVPGVEKIPHVACVRAYPIHERYGLLWVWMGDAEKADPALIFQVDHWGDPAWGLNRGDSMAINCNYLYMTDNLLDPSHVAWVHQSSFGNAATEEAPLETTIGENGVTVWRWMFDVEPAPFYAPYLKFKGKTDRKQHYEVHYPSNAIIKAIFAPAGSGGEGRPLHEDTFLMDSYNFMTPIDENTTKYYWFQMRNFAPDDARISAEFAASVRGAFDEDRAVLTAVHKGMANKRTPNLDLKIDVGPMRFRRNLAKMIEAEQARKVAAE, from the coding sequence ATGTACCTACATAACAGCTGGTATGTCGCAGCATGGGATCACGAGGTTGGCAGCGACCTGTTTCCGGTAAAGATGCTGGGCGAAGAGATCGTGCTGTTCCGCAAGACCAACGGCGAAGTGGCGGCCCTTGAGGATGCCTGCCCGCATCGCAAGCTGCCGCTCTCGATGGGCCGCATCAAGGGGGATACGGTCGAGTGTGGTTATCACGGCCTGACCTTTGACGGCACCGGCACCTGCACCCGTGTGCCCGGCGTCGAGAAGATCCCGCATGTCGCCTGTGTGCGCGCCTATCCGATCCACGAACGCTATGGCCTGCTCTGGGTCTGGATGGGCGACGCGGAAAAGGCCGATCCGGCCCTGATCTTCCAAGTGGACCATTGGGGCGATCCGGCCTGGGGCCTGAATCGCGGCGACTCGATGGCCATCAATTGCAACTATCTCTACATGACCGACAACCTGCTGGACCCGTCGCATGTGGCCTGGGTGCATCAGAGCTCGTTCGGCAATGCCGCAACCGAAGAGGCACCGCTGGAAACAACCATTGGCGAGAATGGCGTCACGGTCTGGCGCTGGATGTTTGATGTTGAACCGGCACCTTTCTATGCGCCCTACCTGAAGTTCAAAGGCAAGACCGACCGCAAGCAGCACTATGAAGTGCATTATCCCAGCAATGCCATCATCAAGGCGATCTTTGCGCCCGCTGGCAGCGGCGGCGAAGGCCGGCCTCTGCATGAGGATACGTTCCTGATGGACAGCTACAACTTCATGACGCCGATCGACGAGAACACCACCAAATATTACTGGTTCCAGATGCGCAATTTCGCGCCGGATGATGCCAGGATCTCGGCCGAATTTGCCGCCTCGGTGCGGGGGGCGTTTGACGAGGATCGCGCTGTTCTGACGGCGGTTCACAAGGGCATGGCCAACAAGCGCACGCCGAACCTTGATCTCAAGATCGACGTTGGGCCGATGCGGTTCCGTCGCAATCTGGCCAAGATGATCGAAGCCGAACAGGCTCGGAAAGTCGCGGCGGAATGA
- a CDS encoding 2Fe-2S iron-sulfur cluster-binding protein — MTGNAEQVPQGKAGFRGLRIVAKTVESSLITSFHLEAADGTALPSFRPGQFLVFRIPSDYPKGYVLRNYSLSGAPDDSGQYRISVKREPAAGPGLPVGFGSSYLHDSSAVGDVLMVDGPRGEFVLDEASDRPVVLLSGGVGLTPMVAMLHALVHRSTRRTLFLHACENGDVHALRDEVNGLVGQRPGVSAHYSYRLPSAEDRAAQRFHSEGVITRARMQSLLPLDDYDFYLCGPPPFMQAMYQTLRGFGVAKDRIAYEFFGPATVLDAEAKPQPVAKATAAPADGAITVEFRKSGIVAAWDGAAQSLLSFAEDQGLSPEFSCRAGICGTCTSRMLSGKVSYFEDPLEELAQGELLLCCTRPKTAIVLDL, encoded by the coding sequence ATGACCGGCAACGCTGAACAGGTGCCGCAAGGCAAGGCCGGGTTTCGTGGCCTGCGGATTGTGGCAAAAACCGTTGAAAGCAGTCTCATCACCTCGTTTCATCTGGAGGCGGCGGACGGCACGGCTTTGCCAAGCTTCCGTCCCGGTCAGTTTCTGGTGTTCAGGATCCCGTCGGATTATCCGAAAGGCTATGTGCTGCGCAACTACAGCCTGTCTGGCGCACCCGACGACAGCGGCCAATACCGCATCTCGGTCAAGCGCGAACCTGCTGCGGGGCCGGGCCTGCCGGTGGGCTTTGGGTCCAGCTATCTGCACGACAGCAGTGCTGTGGGCGATGTGCTGATGGTCGACGGGCCGCGCGGCGAATTCGTGCTCGACGAGGCCAGCGACCGCCCGGTGGTTCTGCTGAGCGGGGGTGTCGGGCTGACGCCGATGGTGGCGATGCTGCATGCGCTGGTGCATCGCTCCACCCGCCGCACCCTGTTTCTGCATGCCTGCGAAAATGGCGACGTGCATGCGCTGCGCGATGAGGTCAACGGTCTGGTCGGTCAGAGGCCGGGCGTGTCGGCGCATTACAGCTATCGCCTGCCAAGCGCCGAGGATCGCGCCGCACAGCGCTTTCACAGCGAAGGGGTCATCACCCGTGCGCGGATGCAAAGCCTGCTGCCGCTTGATGACTACGATTTCTACCTCTGTGGCCCGCCGCCCTTCATGCAGGCGATGTATCAAACGCTGCGCGGGTTTGGTGTGGCGAAGGACCGGATCGCCTATGAATTCTTCGGCCCGGCAACGGTGCTTGACGCCGAGGCCAAACCGCAGCCCGTCGCGAAGGCCACTGCTGCACCCGCAGACGGGGCAATTACAGTGGAGTTTCGCAAATCCGGCATTGTGGCCGCATGGGATGGTGCCGCCCAATCGCTGTTGTCTTTTGCCGAAGATCAGGGCCTGTCCCCCGAATTCAGTTGCCGCGCGGGCATCTGCGGCACCTGCACATCGCGGATGCTTTCGGGCAAGGTGAGCTATTTCGAAGACCCGCTGGAGGAACTGGCGCAGGGCGAATTGTTGCTGTGCTGCACACGCCCTAAAACCGCAATCGTATTGGATCTGTAA
- the hisC gene encoding histidinol-phosphate transaminase, with product MTATSPTKPEARAFAALKVNPCVAALPPYNAGMSLTRARALSGRDDLARLASNENADGCSPAVLAALADGGFEPWRYADPACTALREALADRIGVAAEVIVVGNGSEEMIAAISRAVLVAGTQVVTVVPSFGLHEIEPLAAGASVLKVPMTAAAGFDLTALEAAIAAGPRVVFLSSPWNPVGPALDRPALQRLIDAVPPGTLFVLDEAYFEFSDAPDGIAMLRDSGIAHVVLRTFSKAYGLAGLRVGYAVCSDPELARVIAAAKTPFNVNGAAQRAAIAALADEAWMKASVAGIRAERDRVAAGLAALGLHAAPSQTNFLFFDTGRDSAEVAAALLLEGIIVKPWREKGYESWLRATIGTPAENDRLMVALRKLVAR from the coding sequence ATGACCGCAACATCCCCGACCAAACCCGAAGCCCGCGCCTTTGCAGCGTTGAAGGTCAATCCCTGCGTGGCGGCATTGCCGCCTTACAATGCCGGCATGTCCCTGACGCGCGCCCGTGCACTGAGCGGGCGCGATGATCTGGCGCGGCTGGCCAGCAACGAAAACGCCGATGGCTGCTCGCCCGCCGTTCTGGCGGCTTTGGCGGATGGCGGGTTTGAGCCCTGGCGATACGCCGATCCGGCCTGCACGGCACTGCGCGAAGCTCTGGCTGACCGGATCGGTGTGGCGGCAGAGGTGATCGTGGTCGGCAACGGCTCCGAGGAAATGATCGCTGCGATTTCGCGGGCCGTCTTGGTTGCAGGGACGCAGGTGGTGACTGTGGTGCCAAGTTTCGGCCTGCACGAGATCGAACCCCTGGCCGCAGGGGCCTCTGTCCTGAAGGTGCCGATGACGGCGGCGGCTGGTTTTGATCTGACGGCGCTGGAGGCCGCAATTGCCGCCGGGCCACGCGTGGTGTTCCTGTCCTCGCCGTGGAATCCGGTCGGGCCGGCGCTGGACCGCCCGGCGTTGCAGCGCCTGATCGACGCTGTGCCTCCGGGCACGCTGTTCGTGCTGGACGAGGCCTATTTTGAATTTTCCGATGCGCCCGACGGTATCGCCATGCTGCGTGACAGCGGTATTGCCCATGTCGTGCTGCGCACCTTTTCAAAGGCCTATGGTTTGGCGGGGTTGCGCGTCGGATATGCCGTTTGTTCCGACCCGGAACTCGCGCGGGTGATTGCGGCGGCCAAGACGCCGTTCAATGTCAACGGGGCCGCGCAACGCGCCGCCATCGCCGCTTTGGCGGATGAAGCGTGGATGAAAGCCTCGGTTGCGGGCATCCGGGCCGAGCGGGACCGTGTCGCCGCAGGTCTGGCCGCACTCGGGCTGCATGCCGCGCCGTCGCAGACCAACTTCCTGTTCTTTGACACCGGGCGTGACAGCGCAGAGGTGGCCGCTGCCCTGCTTCTGGAGGGCATCATTGTCAAACCATGGCGCGAAAAAGGTTATGAGAGCTGGCTGCGCGCCACCATCGGCACGCCTGCCGAAAATGACCGGCTGATGGTCGCATTGCGCAAACTGGTAGCCCGGTGA
- a CDS encoding FAD-binding oxidoreductase, producing the protein MARPPSTPDLQALRHALSAVVGAPYVRDAVGPDHMADFLVLPGSTAEVAAVVTICHAQGVSIVPQGGHTGLVGGCQSHPGQIVLSLTRMAQIEAIYPDERVAVVQAGVALEILQNAALAYGLEPGIDLAARGTATIGGMVSTNAGGIMAHRYGVMRHRVLGMEAVLPDGTIYSDMTRVVKNTAGYDLKHLFVGAEGTLGIVTRVVLKLEPVPQSTATVMLGLPSAAAALEAISLALRSDVGHLRAAEGLWQPYIQLTARAQGWAEPSFPLDQPICLLLMLGGGNQADLTEAIEQIFGATLDRHPTATGIIAASQRQEADLWRLREDTDQLYRAHPGAPSYDVSVPLSEIGAYVDHVVNGLAGIDGGIAPFVFGHLADGNLHIVLNRNGPLTADLSRAVEEVLYTPLRAFGGSFSAEHGVGVKRMSYLGTATDPGKLRAMALVKQALDPDRLMNPGKVLP; encoded by the coding sequence ATGGCGCGCCCCCCTTCCACCCCCGACTTGCAGGCCTTGCGGCACGCGTTGAGCGCGGTCGTCGGTGCGCCCTATGTGCGCGATGCGGTCGGCCCCGATCATATGGCCGATTTTCTGGTGCTGCCGGGATCAACCGCCGAAGTCGCTGCCGTCGTCACCATCTGCCATGCGCAGGGCGTGAGCATTGTGCCGCAGGGTGGGCATACCGGGCTGGTCGGTGGGTGCCAGTCGCACCCCGGACAGATCGTGCTGTCGCTGACCCGCATGGCGCAGATCGAGGCCATCTACCCTGACGAGCGGGTGGCCGTGGTGCAGGCGGGCGTCGCATTGGAAATCTTGCAGAATGCCGCGCTGGCGTATGGGCTGGAGCCGGGAATTGATCTTGCCGCGCGGGGAACCGCGACGATTGGTGGCATGGTGTCGACCAATGCAGGCGGCATCATGGCGCATCGCTACGGGGTGATGCGCCATCGGGTGCTGGGCATGGAGGCCGTGCTGCCCGATGGCACGATCTATTCCGACATGACCCGCGTGGTGAAGAATACGGCGGGCTATGATCTCAAACACCTGTTCGTCGGCGCGGAAGGCACGCTTGGCATTGTCACACGAGTGGTTCTCAAGCTGGAGCCTGTGCCGCAATCCACCGCCACCGTGATGCTGGGCTTGCCATCCGCAGCCGCCGCGCTGGAAGCAATCAGCCTCGCGCTGCGTTCGGATGTCGGGCATCTGCGCGCGGCGGAAGGGCTGTGGCAACCCTATATTCAGCTTACGGCGCGGGCGCAGGGCTGGGCCGAGCCAAGCTTTCCGCTGGATCAACCGATCTGTCTCTTGCTGATGCTGGGTGGCGGCAATCAGGCCGATCTGACCGAGGCGATCGAACAGATTTTCGGGGCCACACTCGACCGCCACCCAACCGCCACAGGCATCATCGCGGCCTCGCAACGGCAAGAGGCCGATCTATGGCGGCTGCGTGAAGACACCGATCAACTGTATCGCGCCCATCCGGGGGCGCCGTCCTACGATGTCTCGGTGCCGCTGTCCGAAATCGGAGCCTACGTCGATCATGTTGTGAACGGGCTTGCCGGAATTGACGGTGGGATTGCGCCTTTTGTGTTTGGGCATCTTGCGGATGGAAATCTGCATATCGTGCTGAACCGCAACGGGCCGCTGACTGCCGATCTGTCGCGCGCGGTGGAGGAGGTGCTTTACACGCCCCTGCGCGCGTTTGGCGGATCGTTTTCTGCCGAGCATGGTGTCGGGGTGAAACGCATGTCCTATCTGGGCACGGCAACGGATCCGGGCAAGCTGAGGGCGATGGCGCTGGTCAAGCAGGCGCTCGACCCGGACAGGCTGATGAACCCCGGCAAAGTCCTTCCCTGA
- a CDS encoding CaiB/BaiF CoA transferase family protein, which produces MKPLSGVRILDLTRVLAGPFCTAILADLGAEVIKVEPPAGDDYRHVGPFKEGESALFALNNRGKKSIVLDLKSPEARDIALQLAAVSDVVIENFRPGVADRLGIGPKALHAANPALIFASISGFGQSGPLAEMPAYDVVVQAMSGWMDSTGEEGGGPLRTGEAIGDIAAGLYAAVGILAALVGRGRAAPEAQTGVQIDIAMLDCLVSMLPTSHALHHYAGVKVQRTGNRHPLSTPFGAFKSADNAVIIAVLGARQFAQLAKLMGDETIASDPRFASDELRTRHEPELRALIERWTSQFPTEVLVAELLAQGIPAAPILSLAEVLETPHAAMRDLVSPVPHHSLGTSPVAGQPLRFNGVKPVAVQGAPALGGDTRAVLEGLGLTATQISGLFAAGIVKGADLA; this is translated from the coding sequence ATGAAACCGCTTTCTGGCGTCCGCATACTGGATCTGACCCGCGTTCTGGCCGGGCCGTTCTGCACCGCAATTCTTGCCGATCTCGGGGCTGAGGTCATCAAGGTGGAACCGCCCGCCGGCGACGATTACCGCCATGTCGGCCCGTTCAAAGAGGGTGAATCGGCCCTGTTCGCGCTGAATAACCGCGGCAAGAAGTCGATTGTCCTCGACCTCAAATCACCCGAGGCGCGCGACATCGCCCTGCAACTGGCGGCGGTGTCGGATGTGGTGATCGAGAATTTCCGGCCGGGCGTCGCGGATCGGTTGGGCATCGGCCCCAAGGCACTGCATGCCGCGAACCCGGCGCTCATCTTCGCGTCGATTTCCGGCTTTGGTCAGTCAGGCCCGCTGGCAGAGATGCCGGCCTATGATGTTGTTGTGCAGGCCATGTCGGGCTGGATGGATTCTACCGGCGAAGAGGGCGGCGGACCGCTGCGCACGGGCGAAGCGATTGGCGATATTGCGGCCGGGCTCTATGCAGCCGTCGGGATTCTTGCCGCACTCGTCGGACGTGGACGCGCCGCCCCCGAAGCGCAGACCGGCGTGCAGATTGATATCGCGATGCTGGACTGCCTTGTTTCCATGCTGCCAACGAGCCATGCGCTGCACCACTACGCCGGGGTAAAGGTTCAGCGCACCGGAAACCGTCATCCGCTTTCAACCCCGTTTGGCGCCTTCAAGAGCGCGGACAATGCCGTGATCATTGCTGTTCTCGGAGCGCGCCAGTTCGCGCAGCTGGCCAAACTCATGGGCGACGAGACGATTGCTAGCGACCCGCGGTTCGCAAGCGACGAGCTGCGCACCAGACATGAACCCGAACTGCGCGCCTTGATCGAGCGCTGGACCAGCCAGTTTCCCACCGAGGTGCTGGTGGCGGAATTGCTGGCGCAGGGTATTCCGGCCGCGCCGATCCTCTCTCTCGCAGAGGTTCTTGAAACGCCACACGCTGCCATGCGCGACCTCGTGAGCCCGGTGCCGCACCATAGCCTTGGCACCTCACCTGTCGCGGGGCAGCCGCTGCGGTTCAACGGCGTCAAGCCGGTGGCGGTTCAGGGCGCGCCTGCGCTTGGGGGTGACACACGCGCGGTTCTTGAAGGACTTGGCCTCACTGCCACCCAAATTTCCGGCCTGTTTGCAGCCGGAATCGTAAAAGGAGCTGATCTTGCCTGA
- a CDS encoding acyl-CoA dehydrogenase family protein translates to MPDYSHLLDETEKAFLDMLQRFVAEDLIPKAAATDENGKFVHEQIKALAETGMMGANLPEQWGGADISSHALFEAVAMIAGGCGSTVSALTAHYLATDSILLGADDAMKARILPRAAEGALLGAFGLTEPNAGSDPGDMRSRATREGDGWRIKGKKCFISNGGVADFIVTYVVTNPDAGARGISAFVIEKGTPGLVPGRVEHTMGLRGGHVWELDIDCWVPAENMVGPEGTGFKTAMKVLDNGRTEVAAMCVGIARAAFVAARDWAKTRMIGGEPLSNRQGIRWMLADMETDLAAAELLGHEAARQRHAGQRFTSAASRAKLFASEAAGRVADKALQIHGGYGYTRDFPLERYVRDLRIMRIYEGSSEIQRNIVAGYLLA, encoded by the coding sequence TTGCCTGATTATTCACACCTTCTGGACGAGACGGAGAAAGCCTTTCTCGACATGCTCCAACGCTTTGTCGCGGAAGACCTGATCCCGAAAGCTGCTGCCACGGACGAGAACGGAAAATTCGTCCACGAGCAGATCAAGGCGCTGGCCGAAACTGGCATGATGGGCGCGAACCTGCCCGAGCAATGGGGCGGCGCAGACATTTCCTCGCACGCCTTGTTCGAGGCGGTGGCGATGATCGCGGGCGGCTGCGGCTCTACCGTATCGGCCCTTACCGCGCATTATCTGGCGACGGATTCGATCCTGCTGGGCGCCGATGACGCGATGAAGGCCCGCATCCTGCCGCGCGCCGCCGAGGGGGCGCTTCTGGGCGCTTTCGGGCTGACCGAACCCAATGCCGGCTCTGATCCGGGTGACATGCGCAGCCGCGCAACGCGCGAGGGCGACGGCTGGCGCATCAAGGGCAAGAAATGCTTTATTTCGAACGGTGGCGTTGCCGATTTCATCGTGACCTATGTTGTCACCAACCCTGACGCGGGCGCGCGCGGGATTTCGGCCTTCGTGATTGAAAAGGGAACCCCCGGGCTTGTTCCGGGCCGTGTCGAGCACACGATGGGTCTGCGCGGCGGCCATGTCTGGGAACTGGACATTGATTGCTGGGTTCCGGCAGAAAACATGGTCGGCCCAGAGGGCACCGGCTTCAAGACCGCAATGAAAGTCCTGGACAATGGCCGCACCGAAGTCGCCGCCATGTGCGTCGGCATCGCCCGCGCGGCCTTTGTCGCGGCGCGGGATTGGGCAAAGACCCGGATGATTGGCGGCGAGCCGCTGTCCAACCGTCAAGGCATCCGCTGGATGCTGGCCGATATGGAAACGGATCTCGCCGCAGCTGAATTGCTGGGGCACGAGGCCGCGCGCCAGCGGCACGCCGGTCAGCGGTTCACCAGCGCCGCCAGCCGCGCAAAGCTCTTTGCCTCGGAAGCGGCAGGGCGCGTGGCCGACAAGGCCTTGCAGATCCACGGTGGCTATGGCTACACCCGCGATTTCCCGCTTGAGCGTTATGTCCGCGACCTGCGGATCATGCGGATTTACGAAGGTTCTTCGGAAATCCAGCGCAATATCGTTGCGGGCTATCTGCTCGCCTGA